From a single Intestinibaculum porci genomic region:
- a CDS encoding glycogen/starch/alpha-glucan phosphorylase encodes MSIEKQLEKYASSLYGKTLKELTDAQVYTVLLSLVKELADEKPEITGKKKVYYFSAEFLIGKLMSNNLINLGIRKEVKDVLDKNGFSLAEIEEIENEPSLGNGGLGRLAACFLDSIATLNLPGDGVGLNYHLGLFKQEFKDNKQFETPNPWIDEHSWLNKTNKSYVVDYKDFSLKSELYDIDVLGYHGNKNKLHLFDIATVDPTIVHDGIAFDKENILKNLTLFLYPDDSDEDGKKLRLYQQYFMVSNGAQMILEDIKARKIPLDHLDEYVTIQINDTHPSLVIPELIRLLMAEGMLQKEAIAVVSRTCAYTNHTILAEALEKWPMHYLEEIVPHLIPIIEALDAVAFERSENPKTAIIDDNNLVHMASMDIHFGYSINGVAAIHTDILKHTELKDFYDLYPKKFNNKTNGITFRRWLLSCNEELTAFIDSLIGEGYKENADELEKLLDFVNDEKVLNSLLAIKKQKKEDLVSYIQSKEGITLDENAIFDVQIKRLHEYKRQQMNVLYIIHQYLEIKKGNYPAHPITCIFGAKAAPAYILAKDIIHTILCLSQLINNDPEVSKYLRVVMVENYNVTYAEKLIPASDFSEQISLASKEASGTGNMKMMLNGAVTIGTDDGANVEIHELVGNDNIYIFGADSDTVIAHYEKGDYHPRDILENDPAVKELVEFIISEDMLKIGDREALYRLHNDLWDKDWFMALLDVKDYIATKEKAIADFSDRQAWAKKMLVNIAKAGYFSSDRTIKQYNDDIWKLK; translated from the coding sequence ATGTCAATTGAAAAGCAATTAGAAAAATACGCTTCTTCCCTTTATGGAAAGACGTTAAAAGAATTAACAGACGCTCAGGTTTATACTGTCTTACTGTCATTAGTGAAAGAATTAGCTGATGAAAAACCAGAAATCACAGGGAAAAAGAAAGTTTACTATTTCTCTGCTGAATTCTTAATTGGTAAATTAATGAGTAATAACTTAATCAACTTAGGTATTCGTAAAGAAGTGAAAGATGTCTTAGATAAAAACGGATTCTCTTTAGCGGAAATTGAAGAAATCGAAAACGAACCTTCTTTAGGAAATGGTGGTTTAGGCCGTCTGGCAGCCTGCTTCTTAGATTCAATTGCCACTTTAAATTTACCAGGTGATGGGGTTGGCTTAAACTATCACTTAGGTTTATTCAAACAGGAATTCAAAGACAACAAGCAGTTTGAAACACCAAACCCATGGATTGATGAACATTCATGGTTAAATAAGACGAATAAGTCTTATGTTGTAGACTACAAAGACTTCAGCTTAAAATCTGAATTATATGATATTGATGTTTTAGGATACCATGGCAATAAAAATAAATTGCACTTATTTGACATTGCGACAGTTGATCCAACAATCGTTCATGATGGGATCGCTTTTGATAAAGAAAATATCTTAAAGAATTTAACATTATTCTTATATCCTGATGACTCTGATGAAGACGGCAAGAAATTACGTTTATACCAGCAGTACTTCATGGTATCCAATGGGGCTCAGATGATCTTAGAAGACATCAAAGCACGCAAGATTCCGCTTGATCATTTAGATGAATATGTCACGATTCAGATCAATGATACCCATCCATCATTAGTCATCCCAGAACTCATTCGCTTATTAATGGCTGAAGGCATGTTACAGAAAGAGGCAATCGCTGTTGTCTCAAGAACATGTGCTTACACGAACCATACCATCTTAGCGGAAGCCTTGGAAAAATGGCCAATGCATTACTTAGAAGAAATCGTGCCACATTTAATTCCAATTATTGAAGCCTTAGACGCTGTGGCATTCGAACGCAGCGAAAATCCTAAGACAGCCATCATCGATGACAATAACTTAGTCCATATGGCTTCTATGGATATCCACTTTGGTTATTCAATCAATGGGGTGGCTGCCATCCATACGGATATCTTAAAACATACGGAATTAAAAGACTTCTATGATTTATATCCAAAGAAGTTTAACAACAAAACCAATGGTATTACCTTCAGAAGATGGTTATTATCATGCAACGAAGAATTAACAGCATTCATCGATTCTTTAATTGGTGAAGGCTATAAAGAAAACGCTGATGAATTAGAAAAACTGTTAGACTTCGTGAATGATGAAAAAGTTTTAAATTCATTATTAGCGATCAAGAAACAGAAGAAAGAAGACTTAGTTTCTTATATCCAGAGCAAGGAAGGCATTACTCTGGATGAAAATGCAATCTTTGATGTACAGATCAAACGTCTGCATGAATACAAACGTCAGCAGATGAATGTTTTATACATCATCCATCAGTATTTAGAAATCAAGAAGGGCAACTATCCAGCACATCCGATTACTTGTATCTTTGGGGCGAAAGCTGCGCCTGCATACATCTTAGCGAAGGATATTATCCATACTATTCTCTGCTTATCACAGCTCATTAACAATGATCCGGAAGTTTCAAAATACTTACGTGTCGTTATGGTGGAAAACTACAATGTCACTTACGCTGAAAAACTGATTCCGGCATCAGATTTCTCTGAACAGATCTCTTTAGCTTCTAAAGAAGCTTCTGGAACTGGTAATATGAAGATGATGCTCAATGGCGCTGTTACGATCGGTACTGACGATGGAGCCAACGTTGAAATTCATGAATTAGTCGGCAATGATAACATCTATATCTTTGGCGCTGATTCTGATACGGTCATCGCCCATTATGAAAAAGGTGATTATCATCCAAGAGACATCTTAGAAAATGATCCCGCTGTAAAAGAATTAGTGGAATTCATTATTAGTGAAGACATGTTAAAGATTGGCGATCGCGAAGCGCTCTATCGTTTACACAATGACTTATGGGATAAAGACTGGTTTATGGCATTATTAGATGTCAAAGACTATATCGCTACAAAAGAAAAAGCAATTGCAGATTTCAGTGATCGTCAGGCATGGGCGAAAAAGATGCTTGTCAATATTGCGAAAGCTGGCTACTTCTCAAGTGACCGTACAATTAAGCAGTACAATGATGACATCTGGAAACTGAAATAA
- the malQ gene encoding 4-alpha-glucanotransferase codes for MRTSGILLPITSLPSHYGIGCFDQEAYRFVDKLAAAKQTYWQILPLGITGYGDSPYQSFSTFAGNPYFISLDALVEKGWLAPEDLPAADVHADYVDYEYIYNHRYKLLEKAYQASHIADDEAFLAYCKDNAWWLDDYALFMAIKAQYDDESWLYWPNELRLRNSDALNTKREELADTICYHKFLQYMFWSQWYALKDYANKQGVKIIGDIPIYVAFDSSDVWGNPALFQLDEDVKPTAVAGVPPDGFSATGQLWGNPLYRWDEHKATHYQWWIARIAYCQKAYDVIRIDHFRGFDEYFSIPFGDETAVNGHWEKGPGYDLFKAIEEALGKLDVIAEDLGYLTDTVKQLVADCGYPGMKLLQFAFDSRDSSGANAYLPHNYTENSVVYTGTHDNETMMGWFESIKPEEKQALKDYLHTDEDDDATLLDMCIELIFSSVSKMCIVPMQDYLKLDNSARMNQPNTLGNNWMWRMGKDDFSDELINHIRALTEKYHRI; via the coding sequence ATGAGAACAAGTGGAATTTTGCTGCCAATTACATCACTGCCAAGTCATTATGGCATCGGCTGCTTTGATCAAGAAGCGTACCGCTTTGTCGACAAATTAGCGGCTGCTAAACAGACTTACTGGCAGATTCTGCCATTGGGCATTACTGGTTATGGAGATTCTCCTTATCAGTCATTCTCAACTTTCGCTGGTAACCCTTATTTCATTTCTTTAGATGCCTTAGTCGAGAAAGGCTGGTTAGCACCAGAAGATCTGCCAGCGGCTGATGTACATGCTGATTATGTTGATTATGAATACATCTACAATCATCGTTATAAACTGTTAGAAAAAGCTTATCAGGCTTCGCATATTGCTGATGATGAAGCGTTCTTAGCTTACTGCAAAGATAATGCCTGGTGGTTAGATGACTATGCATTATTTATGGCGATCAAAGCGCAGTATGATGATGAAAGCTGGTTATACTGGCCAAATGAATTACGTTTAAGAAACAGCGATGCCTTAAACACTAAACGTGAAGAATTAGCGGATACGATTTGTTATCACAAATTCCTTCAGTACATGTTCTGGAGTCAGTGGTATGCCTTAAAAGATTACGCTAATAAACAGGGCGTTAAGATCATCGGTGACATTCCTATTTATGTTGCTTTCGATTCTTCTGACGTTTGGGGGAATCCGGCATTATTCCAGCTTGATGAAGACGTGAAACCAACGGCTGTCGCGGGGGTACCGCCTGATGGCTTTAGTGCGACCGGTCAGTTATGGGGGAATCCATTATATCGCTGGGATGAACATAAAGCGACTCATTATCAATGGTGGATTGCCCGCATTGCTTACTGCCAGAAAGCCTATGACGTCATTCGTATCGATCATTTCCGCGGCTTCGATGAATACTTCTCGATTCCATTTGGTGATGAAACAGCCGTTAATGGTCATTGGGAAAAAGGGCCTGGCTATGACTTATTCAAAGCCATTGAAGAAGCTTTAGGCAAACTCGATGTCATCGCCGAAGACTTAGGTTATTTAACCGATACTGTCAAACAGTTAGTCGCTGACTGCGGTTATCCAGGAATGAAATTATTACAGTTCGCCTTTGACTCTCGTGATTCATCAGGAGCCAATGCTTACTTACCACACAACTATACTGAAAACAGTGTCGTCTATACCGGCACGCATGATAATGAAACGATGATGGGCTGGTTTGAATCAATTAAACCAGAAGAAAAACAAGCCCTCAAAGATTATTTACATACCGATGAAGATGATGATGCCACATTATTAGATATGTGTATCGAACTGATCTTCTCTTCGGTTTCAAAAATGTGCATTGTCCCAATGCAGGATTATCTGAAATTAGATAACTCCGCCCGCATGAATCAGCCTAATACTTTAGGTAATAACTGGATGTGGCGCATGGGGAAAGATGATTTCAGTGACGAACTGATTAATCATATTCGTGCTTTAACGGAAAAATATCATCGTATTTAA
- a CDS encoding endonuclease/exonuclease/phosphatase family protein yields the protein MKLLTLNTHSLSEKNESEKLQTIANFILKNDIDVIALQEVNQTMDKKAVAAPTTYVGSDTLKEDNFALFLSHLLGNTYQWNWIGVKVGYDRFDEGVAIFTKHRILESENTRLTHTDDYSYWKKRNALGVHIDNGKQDFWVYTAHLGWWNDDEEPFIDQWQVLNKQAQKSSLVYLAGDFNAPDELKDQSYDKVRADGWYDTRDLSAFVRGRYSAEGKIDGWEKSMQMRIDYIFINRAEKVKTHKVVFDGHEEDVVSDHYGIYMEDEQ from the coding sequence ATGAAGCTGCTGACCCTCAATACGCATTCTTTAAGTGAAAAGAATGAATCAGAAAAATTACAGACGATTGCCAATTTCATCCTTAAGAATGATATTGATGTCATCGCACTTCAGGAAGTCAATCAGACAATGGACAAGAAAGCCGTCGCCGCGCCGACTACTTATGTCGGCAGCGACACTTTAAAAGAGGACAATTTTGCCCTCTTCTTGTCACATTTACTAGGAAATACTTACCAGTGGAACTGGATCGGTGTCAAAGTCGGTTACGATCGCTTTGATGAAGGCGTGGCCATTTTTACTAAACATCGTATTTTGGAAAGTGAAAATACCCGCTTAACCCATACCGATGACTATTCTTACTGGAAAAAGCGTAATGCTTTAGGTGTGCATATCGATAATGGCAAACAGGACTTCTGGGTTTACACCGCGCATTTAGGCTGGTGGAACGATGATGAAGAACCCTTTATCGATCAGTGGCAGGTTTTAAATAAGCAGGCGCAAAAATCATCCCTGGTTTATTTAGCAGGGGATTTCAATGCACCTGATGAATTAAAGGATCAAAGCTATGACAAAGTGCGTGCTGATGGCTGGTATGATACCCGCGATTTAAGTGCTTTTGTCAGGGGACGCTATAGTGCCGAAGGAAAGATTGACGGCTGGGAGAAAAGTATGCAGATGCGCATCGATTATATCTTTATCAATCGCGCTGAAAAAGTGAAAACACATAAAGTTGTTTTTGATGGACATGAAGAGGATGTCGTGTCCGATCACTATGGAATTTATATGGAGGACGAACAATGA
- a CDS encoding PTS transporter subunit IIBC, with amino-acid sequence MKNGEMIKAPIKGKVIAIEEVPDPVFAQKMMGDGCAIVPEDGKIYAPFDATIEMIAPTKHAVGLKSKDGLEVLIHYGLETVELKGEGFTFHVKEGQEVKAGDLLYEADFDVFTEKKINLITPVVITSQLEGKQVKVKKGKHEVGEPMMEIVPEKKKKFNFNFDILQKLGKCLMTVIAVMPAAGLMISLGKLVQMMGADMSVVMTIGTTMENIGWAIINNLHILFAVAIGGSWAKERAGGAFAAVIAFILINQITGSVFGVTADMVAKGTGYTHTLFGTRIPINGYFTTVLGASALNMGVFVGIIAGFVGGVVYNKYYNFRKLPDALAFFNGKRFVPLMVIAYSVVIALVMSIVWPVVQSGINAFGVWIANSSSTSPLLAPFIYGTLERLLLPFGLHHMITIPMNYTSFGGTYTILTGAQAGHKVFGQDPLWLAWVTDLVNLKDAGKMAQYHHLLTTVTPARFKVGQMIGATGMLGGISLAMYRNVDADKREKYKSMFLSTYLATFLTGVTEPIEFMFMFCALPLYIVYAVLQGCAFALSGIIHLRVHSFGNIEFLTRLPMSLNAGLGGDVINFVLACIAFAFIGYFVANFMIKKFHFATPGRLGNYEGVADDDEEGGGHEGSAQVEAIISLLGGRDNIVDVDACMTRLRVTVKDVNKVAEYDGWKKEGALGLVKKDNGVQAIYGPKADVLKSDINDALHG; translated from the coding sequence ATGAAAAACGGAGAAATGATTAAAGCTCCTATCAAAGGGAAAGTCATTGCCATTGAAGAAGTTCCTGATCCCGTCTTCGCACAGAAGATGATGGGTGATGGATGTGCAATCGTACCTGAAGATGGAAAGATTTACGCACCATTCGACGCGACTATTGAAATGATCGCACCTACTAAGCACGCTGTTGGATTGAAATCAAAAGATGGTTTGGAAGTATTAATTCATTATGGTCTGGAAACTGTAGAATTAAAAGGGGAAGGCTTTACATTCCATGTCAAAGAAGGCCAGGAAGTGAAAGCTGGGGATCTCCTCTATGAAGCAGACTTTGATGTCTTCACTGAAAAGAAAATCAATTTAATTACACCTGTAGTGATTACTTCACAGCTTGAAGGCAAACAGGTAAAAGTGAAAAAAGGTAAACATGAAGTGGGCGAACCAATGATGGAAATCGTCCCAGAAAAGAAAAAGAAGTTCAACTTTAACTTCGATATCTTACAGAAGTTAGGGAAATGTTTAATGACCGTAATCGCTGTTATGCCAGCGGCTGGGTTAATGATTTCCCTTGGTAAGTTAGTCCAGATGATGGGCGCTGATATGTCTGTCGTGATGACAATCGGTACGACAATGGAAAATATCGGCTGGGCCATTATCAACAACTTACATATCTTATTCGCCGTTGCCATCGGCGGCAGCTGGGCTAAAGAACGTGCCGGCGGGGCATTCGCGGCGGTTATTGCCTTTATCTTAATCAACCAGATTACTGGTTCCGTATTCGGTGTCACAGCAGATATGGTCGCTAAAGGCACTGGTTACACGCATACTTTATTTGGTACACGTATTCCAATTAATGGTTACTTCACGACTGTTTTAGGCGCATCTGCCTTAAACATGGGTGTCTTTGTCGGGATCATCGCTGGTTTCGTCGGCGGGGTTGTGTACAACAAATACTATAACTTCAGAAAATTACCTGATGCCTTAGCATTCTTCAACGGGAAACGTTTCGTTCCATTAATGGTTATTGCTTACTCAGTTGTGATCGCGTTAGTGATGTCAATTGTATGGCCAGTTGTTCAGTCTGGTATCAATGCCTTCGGGGTATGGATCGCTAACTCAAGTTCAACTTCACCATTATTAGCACCATTTATTTATGGTACTCTCGAACGTTTATTATTACCATTTGGTTTACATCATATGATCACAATCCCAATGAACTACACTTCATTTGGTGGTACTTACACGATCTTAACAGGTGCTCAGGCTGGTCACAAAGTATTCGGACAGGATCCACTTTGGTTAGCATGGGTTACTGACTTAGTCAACTTAAAAGATGCTGGCAAGATGGCTCAGTATCATCACTTATTAACAACTGTTACACCTGCTCGTTTCAAAGTTGGTCAGATGATCGGTGCAACAGGTATGTTAGGCGGTATCTCTTTAGCAATGTATCGTAACGTTGACGCTGATAAGAGAGAAAAATACAAATCAATGTTCTTATCAACTTATTTAGCAACATTCTTAACTGGGGTTACAGAACCAATCGAATTCATGTTCATGTTCTGTGCTTTACCACTTTATATCGTATACGCTGTTTTACAGGGTTGTGCTTTCGCTTTATCAGGAATTATTCACTTAAGAGTACACTCATTTGGTAATATCGAATTCTTAACCCGTTTACCAATGTCTCTGAATGCTGGTCTGGGCGGCGATGTTATTAACTTCGTCTTAGCTTGTATCGCTTTCGCATTCATTGGTTACTTCGTCGCAAACTTCATGATTAAGAAATTCCATTTCGCTACACCTGGTCGTTTAGGCAACTATGAAGGTGTCGCTGATGATGATGAAGAAGGCGGAGGCCATGAAGGCTCTGCTCAGGTTGAAGCGATCATCTCTTTACTTGGCGGTCGTGACAATATCGTTGATGTTGATGCATGTATGACAAGACTGAGAGTCACTGTCAAAGATGTCAATAAAGTTGCTGAATATGACGGATGGAAGAAAGAAGGTGCCCTTGGTCTCGTCAAGAAAGATAATGGTGTTCAGGCGATTTATGGTCCTAAAGCCGATGTCCTGAAATCAGATATCAATGACGCACTCCATGGATAA
- a CDS encoding LacI family DNA-binding transcriptional regulator → MAVTIKDVAKAAGVSPSTVSRTINNHYSISEETKARVRQVMKELGYHSDKMNKVVRTIGVVFQRSVVDAYENPIYLEIIRGISYICNKSHYRLEIITGADYSEMTEGIITAQADGYIFLYSNIDERVIAHLTEKEIPFIIVGKPMDKSTTTLSVDTDNVQAGYEAVKYLTELGHTKIGYIGTERKGQFSLDRQIGYLQCITEKRFPIRMDYILNISSSYSYNPTAILELLKREDHPTAFVVCDDIYAVIMVRLIEEAGLKCPEDISLISFNNSIFARLMHPELTSFDINANQLGMEAVSQLIKHIETPTMFTTRTIVPFTLVKRKSCRRIKKA, encoded by the coding sequence ATGGCTGTCACTATTAAAGATGTTGCGAAAGCAGCCGGGGTTTCCCCCTCGACGGTTTCACGCACAATCAATAATCATTATTCCATTTCCGAGGAAACCAAAGCGCGCGTCCGCCAGGTAATGAAAGAACTCGGCTACCACAGCGATAAGATGAATAAAGTGGTAAGAACAATCGGTGTCGTCTTTCAGCGCAGCGTTGTCGATGCCTATGAAAACCCCATCTATTTAGAGATTATCCGCGGCATCTCTTATATCTGCAATAAATCCCATTACCGCTTAGAAATCATTACTGGTGCTGATTATAGTGAAATGACTGAAGGCATTATCACCGCCCAGGCGGATGGCTATATCTTTCTCTATTCTAATATCGATGAGCGCGTCATCGCCCATTTAACAGAAAAGGAAATTCCCTTTATTATAGTGGGCAAACCGATGGATAAATCGACCACGACATTATCGGTTGATACTGATAACGTCCAGGCCGGCTATGAAGCGGTGAAATATCTAACAGAGTTAGGTCATACGAAAATCGGCTATATCGGCACCGAGCGAAAAGGCCAGTTCTCGTTAGATCGCCAAATTGGTTACTTACAGTGTATTACCGAGAAGCGCTTTCCTATTCGCATGGATTATATCTTAAATATTTCATCGAGCTACTCTTATAATCCAACAGCCATTCTGGAATTATTAAAGCGTGAGGATCATCCGACGGCTTTTGTCGTCTGTGATGATATTTATGCGGTCATTATGGTCCGCCTGATTGAAGAAGCGGGGCTGAAATGTCCTGAGGACATTTCACTGATTTCTTTTAATAATTCCATCTTTGCCCGGCTGATGCATCCCGAACTGACATCTTTCGATATCAATGCCAATCAGTTAGGCATGGAAGCTGTCTCCCAGCTGATCAAACATATTGAAACACCTACCATGTTTACCACGCGCACAATTGTGCCTTTCACTTTAGTGAAACGCAAAAGCTGTCGACGCATTAAAAAAGCTTAG
- a CDS encoding GGDEF domain-containing protein, giving the protein MFFLDYKRDRFVTVRSHFHQDIKIEESNASIDDTLERIAAQYVYKDDRRRFLRFMQKEHIIRETKASATEEVIMYFRLCASDGSYKWYGIFLQYDESHDTTNVYVVLDTWRRQVSFAEVEQYYNETYHLKKLDDYEDIKLNKGEMFDDLIESIRLPVYWKNERLEYEGANYEFLKLHGLNDAQLMLGQTDAQLGWRIDETHSAAIEHTIIEEGRVFYDLHSTINANGYPASITEAKFPYYSHGQIKGLIGIYSDDDDINHVRKDIEMTKVVDPETKFLTYRAFLGTLEKFDYSYRRYGEDYLVVILEVNDFVRYAQNYGEEIRAKLLARIVTIVSQIFYPKAYYGRIGEGRFMVASKQTDIGAMRKLMLKVMKDVHDIHEIDGCLVDMNADFSYCKGSESEDLDHLLRMLNERLSHAQRQHTGDAIFQGNAVLITLEQFDDAQDRVIIMNQEKCEIAYMNKAFLSDSHLPLNYDYRHQTCYSLLHGRTSPCENCDMVRLSVQAFSTRKYRNLNTGIDYVSHSTLIPWMGEHYRFTVAINLSEYMEDNQANKDLLYYEINANDAIRLAIEETDPEIGIQKMIDRIARNLEAERFFIFEENDDDTVSCSYEWERDEGVALKPTLQRIPKARLQHLYEQFERNEVVLVPNGEKYLLDHPGVNYLIDGIKSAVSGYLRNSERSYGFTEVINPSPKTFKSATELLTTLTWFLALMLRNRDNLKEMQRLTNEDQLTGVLNRRGFEKAIVDIPEGTTILAIFADINGLKRMNDTYGHKEGDALIKRATQVMSDIFGKDHVFRMGGDEFLIYKEITSEEEADHYLSLLKASSAYHQVSLAIGSTITTAPVEDINAFIKVIDAKMYEDKGRHYHRRSTDRQKA; this is encoded by the coding sequence GTGTTTTTCTTAGACTATAAACGTGATCGTTTTGTGACCGTCCGTTCTCATTTCCATCAGGATATTAAAATAGAAGAAAGCAATGCTTCAATTGACGATACCTTGGAAAGAATTGCGGCGCAGTATGTTTATAAAGATGATCGGCGACGCTTCCTCAGATTTATGCAGAAAGAGCATATTATCAGGGAGACAAAAGCCTCAGCGACCGAAGAAGTCATTATGTATTTCCGTCTTTGTGCATCTGATGGCAGCTATAAATGGTATGGTATTTTCTTACAGTATGATGAAAGTCATGACACGACGAATGTGTATGTGGTTCTCGATACCTGGCGCCGTCAGGTCAGCTTTGCGGAAGTGGAACAGTATTATAATGAAACATACCATCTTAAAAAGCTCGATGATTATGAAGATATCAAACTGAATAAAGGGGAGATGTTCGATGATCTGATCGAATCGATTCGTTTACCAGTTTACTGGAAGAATGAACGCCTAGAATATGAAGGGGCGAACTATGAGTTCCTGAAACTGCATGGCTTAAACGATGCGCAGCTGATGCTTGGTCAAACCGATGCCCAGCTGGGCTGGCGCATTGATGAAACGCATTCCGCGGCGATCGAACATACAATTATTGAAGAAGGCCGCGTTTTCTACGATCTTCATAGCACGATTAATGCCAATGGTTATCCCGCTAGCATCACCGAGGCAAAGTTCCCTTATTATTCCCATGGCCAGATCAAAGGTCTGATCGGTATTTACAGTGATGATGACGATATTAATCATGTTCGCAAGGATATTGAAATGACCAAAGTTGTTGATCCGGAAACTAAGTTCCTGACATATCGGGCTTTCTTAGGCACATTAGAGAAGTTTGATTACAGCTATCGCCGTTATGGTGAAGATTATCTGGTAGTGATTTTAGAAGTCAATGACTTTGTCCGCTATGCCCAAAACTATGGGGAAGAAATCAGAGCCAAGCTGCTCGCGCGAATCGTCACGATCGTCTCACAGATTTTCTATCCGAAGGCTTACTACGGCCGGATTGGTGAAGGGCGCTTTATGGTTGCCAGCAAACAGACGGATATTGGCGCGATGCGCAAGCTCATGTTAAAGGTGATGAAAGATGTTCATGATATTCATGAAATCGATGGCTGCCTCGTGGATATGAACGCCGATTTTTCTTACTGCAAAGGTTCAGAAAGCGAAGATCTCGATCACTTATTAAGAATGTTAAATGAACGGTTAAGTCACGCGCAGCGCCAGCATACCGGCGATGCCATTTTCCAGGGCAATGCCGTGCTTATTACCTTAGAACAGTTTGATGATGCCCAGGATCGCGTTATTATCATGAATCAGGAAAAATGTGAAATTGCCTATATGAATAAAGCGTTCTTAAGTGATAGTCATTTACCATTGAATTATGATTATCGCCATCAGACCTGTTATTCACTGCTGCATGGGCGCACATCGCCATGCGAAAACTGCGATATGGTCCGGCTTTCCGTGCAGGCTTTCTCGACGAGAAAATATCGTAATTTGAATACGGGGATTGATTATGTCAGTCATAGCACCCTGATCCCATGGATGGGCGAACACTATCGCTTTACGGTTGCTATTAACTTAAGCGAATATATGGAAGATAATCAGGCCAATAAGGATCTGTTATATTATGAAATCAATGCCAATGATGCCATTCGTTTAGCGATTGAAGAAACGGATCCAGAAATCGGCATTCAGAAGATGATTGATCGTATTGCCCGCAACTTAGAGGCAGAGCGCTTCTTCATCTTTGAAGAAAATGATGATGATACGGTTAGCTGCAGCTATGAGTGGGAGCGTGATGAAGGCGTGGCCCTCAAGCCGACCCTCCAGCGTATCCCAAAAGCGCGCCTGCAGCACCTCTATGAGCAGTTTGAACGCAATGAAGTCGTTCTCGTACCTAATGGTGAGAAATACCTGCTGGATCATCCAGGCGTCAACTACCTTATTGACGGGATTAAGAGTGCCGTCTCGGGGTACTTACGTAACTCGGAACGCAGTTATGGCTTTACCGAAGTCATTAACCCAAGTCCCAAAACATTCAAAAGCGCCACAGAATTATTAACGACGCTGACCTGGTTTTTGGCTCTGATGTTAAGAAACAGGGATAACTTAAAAGAGATGCAGCGACTGACAAATGAAGATCAGTTAACCGGCGTGCTCAATCGCCGTGGCTTTGAAAAAGCCATTGTGGACATTCCGGAAGGAACAACGATTTTGGCGATCTTTGCAGATATCAATGGGTTAAAACGAATGAACGATACCTATGGTCATAAGGAAGGTGATGCGCTGATTAAACGCGCCACCCAAGTAATGAGTGATATCTTTGGCAAAGATCATGTATTCCGTATGGGCGGCGACGAATTCCTTATTTATAAGGAAATTACAAGTGAAGAGGAAGCAGATCACTATCTCTCGCTGCTGAAAGCCTCAAGTGCTTATCATCAGGTGTCTTTAGCGATCGGCTCTACGATTACGACGGCACCGGTAGAAGATATTAATGCCTTTATAAAGGTGATTGATGCGAAGATGTATGAAGACAAAGGCCGTCATTATCATCGCCGTTCAACCGACCGTCAAAAAGCTTAG